From one Nilaparvata lugens isolate BPH chromosome 2, ASM1435652v1, whole genome shotgun sequence genomic stretch:
- the LOC111044676 gene encoding uncharacterized protein LOC111044676: MVSESTTGDNDVTLQELAGVLEAINDINKKFDEQNKQISTCLINIDKLSTEVASLRKENAELKERVEDMEQYSRSNMLEINGIPKKQDEDVTEIICRMSEALGHKIKADAIDICHRLKQRNENLPPPIVVKFVCRTDKQIILNERKVTRQFSTKHMGETTDHPVYVNERLAPTRRRIFTMAREIFKRGDIKYLWIKEGKILARKEDGTPVIELKNSEQVKKLSVGSASEQPGF; the protein is encoded by the exons ATGGTGAGTGAATCGACAACAGGAGACAACGACGTGACTCTCCAAGAACTCGCAGGAGTTCTTGAG GCGATTAACGACATAAATAAgaagtttgatgagcaaaacaAGCAAATTAGCACATGCCTCATCAACATCGATAAGCTTTCAACAGAAGTAGCTAGCCTCaggaaagaaaatgcagaacTGAAGGAACGCGTCGAGGATATGGAGCAATACTCAAGATCGAACATGCTGGAAATAAATGGTATACCCAAAAAACAGGATGAAGATGTAACAGAAATCATTTGTAGAATGAGCGAAGCATTAGGACACAAAATAAAAGCAGATGCAATCGACATTTGTCACAGACTTAAACAACGAAATGAAAACCTACCTCCACCAATCGTTGTTAAGTTCGTTTGTAGAACAgacaaacaaataatattgaatgaaaggaAGGTTACGAGGCAGTTTTCTACAAAGCATATGGGAGAAACAACGGACCATCCAGTCTATGTGAATGAAAGACTAGCACCTACGCGAAGAAGGATTTTCACCATGGCGAGAGAGATCTTCAAAAGAGGCGACATCAAATACCTTTGGATCAAGGAAGGGAAGATTCTAGCAAGGAAAGAAGACGGAACACCAGTTATTGAACTCAAGAACagtgaacaagtgaaaaagttGAGCGTGGGAAGTGCATCAGAGCAGCCAG